A region from the Lates calcarifer isolate ASB-BC8 linkage group LG2, TLL_Latcal_v3, whole genome shotgun sequence genome encodes:
- the LOC108877021 gene encoding protein mono-ADP-ribosyltransferase PARP6 isoform X2, translated as MDIKGQCWTDEESDGENESEQFLYGIQCCLLQGSCAADLYRHPQLDADIEAVKDIYTDSAVSVREYGTIDDVDIDLHINIGFLDEEVATAWKVIRTEPIILRLRFSLSQYLDGPEPSVEVFQPSNKEGFSLGLQLKKILSTFTSQQWKHLSNEFLKAQQEKRHSWFKAGGTIKKFRAGLSIFSPIPKSPSFPLIQDTVLKGKLSVPELRVTRLMNRSISCTMKNPKGELFSYPPNSQTVAVPAARAPAQITTRQLIELFFSSQAGGHCKNIPTLEYGFLVQIMKYSEQRIPTLNEYCVVCDEQHVFQNGSMLKPAVCTRELCVFSFYTLGVMSGAAEEVATGAEVVDLLVAMCRAALESPRKSIIFEPYPSVVDPNDPKTLAFNPKKNYERLQKALDSVMSIREMTQGSYLEIKKQMDKLDPLAHPLLQWIISSNRSHIVKLPLSRQLKFMHTSHQFLLLSSPPAKEARFRTAKKLYGSTFAFHGSHIENWHSVLRNGLVNASYTKLQLHGAAYGKGIYLSPISSISFGYSGMGKGQHRMPTKDELVQRYNRMNTIPQSRPIQSRFLQSRNLNCIALCEVITSKDLQKHGNIWVCPVSDHVCTRFFFVYEDGQVGDANINTQEPKVQKEIMRVIGTQIYSS; from the exons ATG GACATCAAAGGCCAGTGTTGGACAGACGAGGAGTCGGACGGAGAGAACGAGTCAGAACAGTTCCTGTATGGCATTCAG TGCTGCTTGTTACAGGGGAGCTGTGCTGCTGACCTGTACCGTCACCCTCAACTGGATGCAGATATTGAGGCAGTAAAAGACATCTACACTGACAGTGCTGTCTCTGTCAG GGAGTATGGAACCATTGATGACGTGGACATCGATCTTCACATTAACATCGGTTTCTTAGAT GAGGAGGTTGCGACAGCTTGGAAAGTTATCAGAACAGAGCCCATTATTCTGAGACTGcgcttttctctttctcagtaCCTCGATGGACCTG AGCCGTCAGTAGAAGTGTTTCAGCCCTCCAATAAAGAAGGCTTCAGCCTGGGCCTGCAGCTCAAAAA GATCCTGAGCACGTTCACCTCACAGCAGTGGAAGCACCTCAGTAATGAGTTCCTCAAGGCCCAGCAGGAGAAGAGGCACAGCTGGTTCAAAGCTGGAGGAACCATCAAGAAGTTCCGTGCAGGGCTCAGCATCTTCTCCCCCATACCCAA GTCTCCAAGTTTTCCTTTGATCCAAGACACAGTTTTAAAAGGGAAGCTGAGTGTACCTGAGCTGAGAGTGACTCGCCTGATGAACCGCTCCATCTCATGTACCATGAAGAACCCTAAAGGGGAGCTGTTCAGCTATCCCCCGAACAGCCAG ACTGTGGCTGTCCCGGCGGCCAGGGCCCCAGCGCAGATTACCACGAGGCAGCTGATTGAATTGTTTTTCTCATCCCAGGCGGGCGGCCACTGCAAGAACATCCCTACCTTGGAGTATGGCTTCTTAGTGCAG ATAATGAAGTACTCAGAGCAGAGGATCCCCACGCTCAACGAGTACTGCGTGGTTTGTGACGAACAGCACGTCTTTCAGAATGGATCCATGCTGAAG cCCGCAGTGTGCACCAGGGAGCTGTGCGTGTTTTCCTTTTACACTCTGGGTGTGATgtctggagctgcagaggaagtgGCCACCGGAGCAGAG GTGGTGGACCTGCTTGTGGCCATGTGTCGAGCTGCTCTTGAGTCTCCTCGTAAGAGCATCATCTTTGAGCCCTACCCTTCAGTTGTTGACCCCAATGACCCCAAGACTCTGGCCTTCAACCCAAAG AAGAATTATGAGAGACTGCAGAAAGCACTGGATAGCGTCATGTCCATCCGGGAAATGACCCAG GGCTCGTATCTGGagataaagaaacagatggacAAACTGGACCCTTTAGCCCATCCCCTGCTACAGTG gATTATTTCCAGTAACAGGTCTCATATCGTCAAGCTGCCTCTCAGTAGG CAACTGAAGTTCATGCACACCTCCCACCAGTTCCTGCTGCTCAGCAGTCCCCCAGCCAAGGAGGCTCGTTTTCGCACTGCCAAGAAGCTATACGGCAGCACCTTCGCCTTCCA TGGTTCCCATATAGAGAACTGGCACTCTGTTCTGAGAAATGGACTAGTCAATGCCTCTTATACCAAACTGCAG CTGCATGGGGCAGCATATGGAAAGGGCATCTATCTGAGCCCCATCTCCAGCATATCTTTTGGATACTCAG GAATGGGGAAAGGACAGCACCGCATGCCCACCAAAGATGAACTGGTGCAGCGTTACAACCGCATGAACACTATACCACAG AGCCGTCCAATACAATCAAGGTTTCTTCAAAGTCGAAATCTGAACTGCATAGCTCTGTGTGAAG TTATCACATCTAAGGATCTGCAGAAACATGGTAACATCTGGGTGTGTCCAGTATCCGACCACGTCTGTACTCGCTTCTTTTTTGT GTATGAGGATGGCCAAGTAGGAGATGCCAACATCAACACCCAGGAACCTAAGGTTCAGAAGGAGATCATGCGTGTGATTGGGACCCAGATCTACTCCAGCTAA